The following proteins come from a genomic window of Bactrocera tryoni isolate S06 chromosome 1, CSIRO_BtryS06_freeze2, whole genome shotgun sequence:
- the LOC120772886 gene encoding glutathione S-transferase 1-1-like, translating into MDLYYYPGSAPCHAVLLTAKSLGIELNKKFLDLLARENMSNDFAKINPQKVVPTLVDKDFVLWESRAIMIYLVQEYGRDDSLYPKCPKKRAVINQRLYFDMDTLYKSFADYYYPQLFFKKPVAPELYKNMETAMDLLNTFLEGNKYVAGDQLSVADLSILASVSIFDVANFNLNKYANVARWYENCKQLPGWDENWAGCLEFKKLFV; encoded by the coding sequence ATGGACTTGTACTATTACCCCGGTTCTGCTCCATGCCATGCAGTATTACTCACTGCCAAAAGTCTCGGCattgaattgaataaaaaattcttagaTTTGCTAGCGCGGGAAAATATGAGCAACGACTTCGCGAAGATCAACCCACAGAAAGTCGTGCCCACTTTGGTTGACAAGGATTTTGTGCTGTGGGAATCACGCGCGATTATGATTTACTTGGTGCAAGAATATGGCAGAGATGATTCACTGTATCCCAAGTGTCCCAAGAAGCGAGCTGTCATCAATCAGCGCTTATACTTCGACATGGACACCTTGTATAAATCCTTCGCAGACTATTACTATCCACAGCTCTTTTTTAAGAAACCAGTGGCACCTGAACTGTATAAAAATATGGAGACTGCTATGGATCTCTTGAACACTTTTCTAGAAGGCAACAAATATGTGGCGGGTGATCAATTGTCCGTGGCTGATTTATCTATTTTAGCATCGGTATCCATATTTGATGTTGCCAATTTCAACCTCAACAAGTATGCGAATGTTGCCAGATGGTACGAGAATTGCAAGCAGCTTCCGGGTTGGGACGAAAACTGGGCAGGTTGCTTGGAATTCAAGAAGCTATTTGTGTAA
- the LOC120782284 gene encoding uncharacterized protein LOC120782284, which yields MTPSRLLKCFALIILLGLGSSHAVPLDAVTNAPTPQVEVVDTNVAEAPSPGDEHQTPANETELEAAASEQKPQTLPAVNAGSANGDAATPMYAGFLTPEAIQQYISQFGAAYPGYAAYPAPIGYAAAAPPPPPPGTGPIYPGPYVVQTGYEGYLVPTATTAVEATNNSNSNSLLSPFTYLTNLFSVMMMSALFRVVATVLGAIGMIFFGGALSRFVCSFTPLCNVTSTAVEYLKSDNAERVGRMIAEGMTPERVRRATVFVQNAIRKYHELQKLVGSDEKDD from the exons ATGACACCTTCCAGATTGCTGAAGTGCTTCGCGCTCATAATCCTGCTGGGCCTAGGAAGTTCGCACGCAGTGCCACTAGATGCAGTAACGAATGCGCCGACGCCACAAGTTGAAGTCGTCGACACAAATGTAGCCGAAGCGCCAAGCCCTGGGGATGAGCATCAAACGCCCGCAAATGAGACTGAACTTGAGGCTGCTGCCAGCGAACAAAAACCACAAACTCTTCCGGCG GTGAATGCGGGCAGCGCGAATGGTGATGCGGCAACCCCGATGTATGCCGGCTTTCTGACACCCGAGGCCATTCAACAGTATATTAGTCAATTTGGTGCTGCCTATCCCGGTTATGCGGCCTATCCGGCGCCCATCGGCTATGCGGCAGCTGCGCCTCCTCCACCACCACCTGGCACTGGCCCCATCTATCCAGGTCCATATGTCGTGCAGACCGGCTATGAAGGCTATTTAGTGCCTACGGCTACTACAGCTGTTGAAGCTACAAATAATAGCAACAGCAACTCACTTCTAAGTCCCTTCACCTATTTGACGAACCTCTTCTCGGTGATGATGATGTCGGCTTTGTTTCGCGTCGTTGCCACTGTTCTCGGTGCGATCGGCATGATATTCTTTGGCGGCGCACTGTCCAGATTTGTCTGCAGCTTCACACCGCTTTGTAACGTCACCAGTACAGCTGTTGAGTATTTGAAGAGCGACAATGCGGAACGTGTGGGGCGCATGATAGCCGAGGGCATGACACCGGAACGTGTGCGACGTGCTACGGTTTTTGTTCAGAACGCAATACGCAAATATCACGAACTGCAAAAGCTTGTGGGCAGTGACGAGAAGGATGACTAA
- the LOC120772879 gene encoding glutathione S-transferase 1-1, protein MDFYYLPGSAPCRSVLLTAKNLGIELNKKLLNLMAGEHLTPEFIKINPQHTIPTLVDDGFALWESRAILVYLVEKYGKDDALFPKCPKKQAVVNQRLYFDMGTLYKSLADYYYPQIFAKQPADPELYKKIEAAFDFLNTFLEGNNYVAGDQLTVADLAILASVSTFDVLKFDFSKYANVARWYENAKKIPGWEDNWEGCLEFKKFLD, encoded by the coding sequence ATGGATTTCTATTACTTACCCGGTTCCGCACCATGCCGTTCAGTACTCTTGACTGCCAAGAATCTCGGCATCGAATTGAATAAGAAGTTATTGAATTTGATGGCTGGTGAGCATTTGACACCAGAGTTCATTAAGATTAATCCGCAGCACACTATTCCCACCTTGGTGGACGATGGCTTCGCTTTGTGGGAATCTCGTGCCATTCTTGTGTACTTGGTCGAGAAATACGGCAAGGACGATGCCTTGTTCCCTAAGTGCCCCAAGAAGCAAGCTGTCGTTAATCAGCGCTTATACTTCGACATGGGTACGCTATACAAGTCTCTCGCCGACTACTACTACCCACAAATTTTCGCGAAGCAACCTGCTGATCCAGAGCTGTACAAGAAGATTGAAGCCGCTTTCGACTTCCTGAATACTTTCCTAGAGGGTAACAACTACGTGGCTGGCGACCAATTGACCGTGGCAGATTTGGCTATTTTAGCTTCAGTATCAACCTTCGATGTTTTAAAATTCGACTTCAGCAAGTATGCCAATGTTGCCAGATGGTACGAAAATGCTAAGAAAATTCCAGGCTGGGAAGACAACTGGGAAGGTTGCTTGGAATTCAAGAAATTCCTGGACTAA
- the LOC120779035 gene encoding uncharacterized protein LOC120779035 — protein sequence MDFYYLPLSAPCRAVTMTAEALGVKLNKIKLDLFAGAHLKPEFLKLNPQHTIPTLVDNGFSIWESRAIIIYLVEKYAKNDSLYPKCPKKRALINQRLFFDAGTLYQAFFDAYVFKYMFKKPIDAEKIKKIDTAFEFLNTFLEGHTYAAGDTLTLADLSLLATVSSYEVAKYDFSKYANVARWYENLKKTAPGWEENWAGCIEYGTLLNYQEAWRLKMDFYYLPVSAPCRAVNMTAEALGVKLNRIKLNLFAGAHLKPEFLKLNPQHTIPTLVDNGFSIWESRAIIIYLVEKYGKNDSLYPKCPKKRALINQRLFFDAGTLYQAFFDAYVEKYMFKKPIDAEKIKKIDTAFEFLNTFLEGHTYAAGDTLTLADLSLLATVSSYEVAKYDFSKYANVARWYENLKKTAPGWEENWAGCIEYGELMN from the exons ATGGACTTCTACTATCTTCCTTTATCGGCTCCTTGCCGTGCTGTCACCATGACCGCCGAAGCGCTCggcgttaaattaaataaaataaagttagatTTGTTTGCAGGAGCTCATCTGAAACCAGAGTTTCTTAAACTCAACCCACAACATACAATACCCACATTGGTGGACAATGGTTTCTCTATTTGGGAGTCACGTGCCATAATCATCTATTTGGTCGAAAAATACGCTAAAAATGATTCGTTATATCCGAAATGCCCGAAGAAGCGCGCTCTCATCAACCAACGTCTGTTCTTTGACGCCGGCACATTATACCAGGCGTTCTTTGATGCCtatgtattcaaatatatgtttaaaaagCCTATAGATGCCGAAAAGATCAAGAAAATTGATACAGCCTTTGAGTTCTTGAACACGTTCCTGGAAGGACATACTTATGCTGCCGGAGATACTTTGACGCTTGCTGATCTCTCGTTGTTAGCCACAGTGTCATCCTATGAAGTTGCCAAATACGATTTCAGTAAATATGCGAATGTGGCCAGATGGTACGAGAATTTGAAGAAGACTGCACCCGGTTGGGAAGAAAACTGGGCGGGCTGTATAGAATATGGAACATTATTGAACTA CCAAGAGGCCTGGAG aCTCAAAATGGACTTCTACTATCTTCCTGTATCGGCTCCTTGCCGTGCCGTCAACATGACCGCCGAAGCGCTCGGCGTTAAATTAAATAGGATAAAGTTAAATTTGTTTGCAGGAGCTCATCTGAAACCAGAGTTTCTTAAACTCAACCCACAACATACAATACCCACATTGGTGGATAATGGTTTCTCTATTTGGGAGTCACGTGCCATAATCATCTATTTGGTCGAAAAATACGGTAAAAATGATTCGTTATATCCGAAATGCCCGAAGAAGCGCGCTCTCATCAACCAACGTCTGTTCTTTGACGCCGGCACATTATACCAGGCGTTCTTTGATGCCtatgtagaaaaatatatgtttaaaaagCCTATCGATGCCGAAAAGATCAAGAAAATTGATACAGCCTTTGAGTTCTTGAACACGTTCCTGGAAGGACATACTTATGCTGCCGGAGATACTTTGACGCTCGCTGATCTCTCGTTGTTAGCCACAGTGTCATCTTATGAAGTTGCCAAATACGATTTCAGTAAATATGCCAATGTGGCCAGATGGTACGAGAATTTGAAGAAGACTGCACCCGGTTGGGAAGAAAACTGGGCGGGCTGTATAGAATATGGGGAATTAATGAACTGA